The genomic window ACACGGTCACTGGTGCCCAAAAGCCCGCGACGTTGGAAACGGGCTACGTGGTTCACGTCCCGATGCACATTGTTGAGGGCGACACCTTGAAAATTGACACGCGAACCGGCGAATACGTCGAGCGCGCAAACAAGTAAGACCGGTTTAATTAGACAAGTTTAGTTAGGCGTGATTTTGAAGCCGGCAAATCTTGCCGGCTTTTTCGTTTCGACTTTGGACCACATTCAGGACCTTTGTCGCAACCCGAAGCCCAGAACGCCACGTGAAAAGCTCCCTTTCCTAGTGGAAATGGCTGAAAATAAAGGCGTGTCTTCGGAAATCGAATCGGAAATCAGACAGCTATACATCGAAAGTGGTGACCCCGCTCTTGTTGCCGGACAATTGGTGAAACGGTGGGACGCCAATGTCTTATCCGATCGCGACATTCGAAGTATTTCTCGGTTCATGATTCACACGGGACTGCTACCTCACCTTCTCAATCAAATTCGCAGATCTTTAAAAAAAGATGCTCAAATTCCCTGGTCGGCGTTCATCGAAACTCTCTCGCGACTTGATGCCAAGTTGCAGCCGATGGAAGTCGACGCCATCTTTGAAGGAGTCGTCGAACAGTCGGAAGTTTTTCAAACAGATTTGATGATGGACCTCGTGGAAAGTACGGGTCTCGACAGTTATGATCCAAGGCCCGCCGAACTCCGCAGCCGAAGAATTGAAACCGCGCTTCGAAATCACGAAGATCGACGCGCTGATTTAATGCGACGTTTGGAATATGCTCGCGTCAACCGGCTGATCAGCCAAGAACGACGAATCTTGGACGAAATTCAGGCATTCGACCCAAATGATCCCCAACTTCGTAGGCAAAAGGATCTTTTCGAATTTCGTGAAGCGCAAGAAATTGTCGAAAACGCACTGTCACACTCTCCACCGAAGTCGGAACTTGAGAGAAAATATTCGAAACTTTCTCCAGAATTGCGTGAAGCCGCGAAACCTATTGTGAAGCAAGCGCGAACAATGGCAAAAACAGCGACAGAACCCGAACTTTACGATCTCGGCATGATGTTGCTTTTCATGGAATTGTACGACGACGTTATTCGCCTCCTCGAAAACAGGCGAATGTCGTCGAGAATTGATTGGCTAATTCTCGAGACGATGATTCTTGGCCGGCAATTTGCTGCGGCCTTAGGCGAGGTAGAGAAATTGGAAGTAACATACGCAGGAGATCCAGAATCACCATTCGCTCTGACCTATGCTAGGTCGCGAGCACTTTGGGGATTGGGTGATACCGTTACTGCGATAGAACTCATGCGAAGCTTAACGAAAGTGCGACCCACGTACAGATCTGCCACTACGCTTCTTCAGCAATGGGTGGAGGAAGCTCCATGACCAATGCTCAAAAACCACGTAGCTCATTTCGGCGGCGGTTTTTTTCGCGGCGGTTTTTAGTTTTTTCCTTACTCATTGCGGGAACGGCTTTTACCGTTGGCACCGTACTGTCACAAACAATTCCAAAGATAAAATCTTGGCTGCTTGTATCGATCGACGAATTTTCTCGAGAAAACCTGCCGGTTCGCATCCTGCCCGGTACTGTCGACTTCCGAATTGTGCCACTTGGAATCACGCTCAACGATGTCCGGATTCTTCCCACGGCAGAGTTCGAAAAGGAGAACGGGAAACTTTTTTCAGCGCTCACCATTCAAGAAATCCGAGCAGACCTTTCGATGCTTCAAATCATTCGGGGTGAAGTCGTACTGGATGAAGTGACTATTGCAGGCACTGAAGTTAAAGTAGTCGTACCAAAGCCAAAAGCTAGTAGCGGAAAACCACTTGAGGGTCTCTTTAAGGCACTCGACAAAGTTCCCATCGGCACATTTCTAATATCTGACACTAACGCGATCGTGGAAATTCCGCACGAAAGGCTTTCGCTTGAAATTGAAAACTTAAAATTTCAAATGGATCGCACCCGTGTTCGCTCACTTCCGAAGGTTGAATTAGAGGCCTCGGCCACCTCCGTTGTCATTCGTCAAAACCAGCCAAGTCCCGCGCCTGACCTAGTAATACGATTGGCGCCGGCTCTGTCACTTGAACTTACGCCTAAAGAAATCAACATCGAAAAACTTGAAGTCCGTCGAGGTTCTTCCGTGATCGACCTAAAGGGTGAGCTCAATGGAGATACAGAAGGGTTGGCCTTTTCGACCGGCAGTTTTGACCTCGCGTCAGATCTCGACGTCAAGTCAACGCGCGATTGGCTGCAAAAGTCGATTGCAGACGCGGCGCCGACGCCGCCAATGTCGGGCCGCTTACGTATGACTGCCAAGCTTGAAAAGAAGGGTAAGCCGCAACCATGGGGCGCCTCGTTCAAGCTGTCGACCGACGCTTATCATGTCCAATACATCGATCTCGACAAAATTGAAGCCAGTGGCAAGTGGGATGGGCAGCAGCTATTTATTCCCAGTGTGACCTCGGTCGCACGTGCCGGAAAAGTCGAACTCAAAGAAGTTCGAATTGGCGAAGGTCTGCAAAAAACACCTGATGGTCGGACTCCTTGGCTGATGAGAATCGGACTTTTGAATGCTGACATCGAACTGCACGAATTTTTGACCAATATGGGTGTCGGCCCGATTCCGGTTTGGCTTTCTGCCCAGGGTGCCTTTCCATGTGAGTCTCAGCTTGCACCGAAGTTCGCGATCCGCTGTGGAGGCGAGTTTAAAGGCCAAAACCTGATCGTTCAAAGTGCTTTGAAAACCGGGAGAAGTCCCGCAGGTGCGATTGCCGGGATTCCGGCATTCACGTCCAAAGGCGAATTCAGTTTTGATCTCGAAAAATTTCAATACTCGGCCGATATACGATTCCCAAATTCGGTCGGAAAAAGCACCGGCGAGGTCCGCTATAAAACTGGTTTTGATATAAAATATGAAGCCGAGAAACTTTCCATAAAAGACCTCTCTGCCCTTGGCGGGCTTAAATTAGAAGGTCTGCTCAAGTTAAAAGGCTCGACCACTGGCGGCTCGAAGTCGGCGTCGCTCACGATGGACCTTGAAGGCCAAGATTTATGGTTGGAAAACTTCTGGTTGGGCCAGCCGAAAGGAGTCGCGACATACAAGGCCGGTCATCTGACCTTCACGGGGCTTCAAGGGTTCTATACCACTTCCCGCTACAACGGCGATGTGAAGATAGACCTACGAAATTCGACAATCGATACGAATTTGCGGATGCCATTTTTTGATTCGCGCGATCTCTTTAAAATTTTCTCGCGAAAATTTACTCCGCCCTTCCCTGTGACTGGAACCGGGCAAGCCTCGATCAAGTCCTCTGGTCCGTTCGACATCTCAAAAATGACTTACGATCTAAAGTCGTCTTTGTTTAAGGGTACGGTCTCTGGCGAAAATTTTGATCAAGTCCACTTCGATGTGAAATCGATAAAGGGCGAAGTAAAATCTGAACGCGTGTCCATAAATCGCGGCGAAGCCGTGATTCAACTAACCGGAGAAGGCCATCCGGATGGAACTATCAATACGGTAGTTCGCGGTCGCGGCTTTCGATTGGAAGAAACCAACTTGATCTCAGAATCGGGCTTCGGCCTCGCGGGACTTGTGACTTTCGATATGCTTCTCAAAGGCCCCGTCCTAGCGCCGGACGCTGATCTAAACGGCAGTCTGACACGAACCTCAATTGCCGAGACTGCAGTGCCAGATAGCAACTTCAAACTTCGTTTCACTTCTAAGACCATCGAGGGCGCGGGTCAGTTTTTAGGTGACCTTTTGAATGGAGAGTTTGTATGGCCTCTGGCAGAAGAAGCCCCAATGTCAATCAAACTGCAAACAAGGGAATGGAACTTCGCCCCAATTTTTTCTGCGATCGCCGGCCCCAGCGGGCGAAAGGATTTCGAAGGACGACTGACCGCAGACGTCGATCTGAAGTCCAGCCGCGGTGGCTTCTGGGCGTCAAATGGATCCATCACAGTTGACCGACTTTCACTTCGTCGTGGTCCCATTGAACTTTCGAACCCAAGAAAACTTGTGGCCAACATGAAGAACGGTCTGTTTTCAATCCGTGATTTCGAACTTTCAGGCGACGGAACATTTATTAAAATCAATGACCAGCCAACAGCCGACCAATCTGGCAGAAACCTTGATCTCCAGATCAATTCGAAAATCGACATGAACTTGCTTTCCATTTTTACTCCATTTTTCGAAGAGCTCCGCGGCTTACTGTCCATGGCCGTGTCGTTGAAGATGGGGCCCGGCGGCAGCGATGTCATAGGATCGGCCTATATCGATCGCGCGTTTATAAAGTTCCCTGAATTCTCTCACGCCTTCGAAAATCTACAAAGTGACCTCGTTTTCAATCACAAGAAAGTGGTGATCAACTCGATCAAGTCCGACTTCGCAGGTGGAAAAATTCAGGCACTAGGGGGCCTTGAATTCCAAGGAAAAAAACAAGTTCCCGTCAACGTCACAGGATCCTTTGATCGCATCACTTTGAACCTGCCGGACAAAGTTCGGTCCTCGGGATCAGGCAACTTCACGTTCTCCGGAAGCTGGTTCCCGTTTCTTCTCAAGGGAAACTACAATGTGCGGGAAGGTCTTTTCGCAATGGAGCTTGATGCAGGCGGCGCAGGCGGAAAAGCGAGTGAAGACCTAAGGCGAGATCAGTTTTTACCGAAATTTTTGGTTGAAGAATCTTTTCAGCCGCTGCTTTTGGACATCAATGTCGATTTTTCAAAGGGAGTTCAGGCTAAGAACGAAATGATCGAAGGGTCTGCCACCGGAACAATGCAAGTCGAAGGGAGCCCATCAAAACCACGTTTGACCGGGCAGGTTCGGGCAAATGCCGATACCAAAATTAAGTTCAGAGAAAACATTTTTGACGTTTCGAGCGCGATCTTGTCGTTTGATGACCCGCTTGAAATTAATCCGCGCATCAACCTGAACGCACGTACTCGCGTCGACGGCTATGACGTGAACCTCTTGGTCCAGGGAACCGGAAAAAAACCAGAAATTTCTGTCTCCAGCATACCGCCAATGCCAGAACGAGATATTCTGTCTCTCTTGGCACTCGGTACGACGGATCAAAGGTTGACGACCACCGACAGCGGAAGCCAACAAGGCTCCGCAGCCGGTCAGCAGTTGATCAGTGGCGTTGCGAATCAAGCCCTCAAAGGAGTGACAAAAAAACTCGGCGTAGACGTCCAATTGTCCCCTGGCTTTGATGACACAAATGGCGATTACCAAAAAGTGATCCTTAAAATTCCAGTCAATAGAAAACTTGAACTCTCCGGTAGCCAAACCCTAGGAAAAAAGCCAGAGACGGAACTCGTACTTCGGTACCGATTTACCGATCGCGTTTCAGGCGTTCTTCGAGGCCAACTTCAAGACCGTGGAGAGGTTTCTGACTCGACAGGCCAACAGTCTCGAAATTCTGAAAAGGCCGGCCTCGACTTCGAGTACAAGTTTGAGTTCAAATAGCACCTATGTTTGGCCTTCTTCAGTTTCCAACATTTATATCGGCAGCCGCATTATCGATCGCGATGATTTTCGCGGCGCCGGTGGCCGAAGCGGCGACCATCATGAAATTTACAGGCGTCTCTGTTGCCCAGGGCCGAGCGCTTCAATCGAAATTTCCCTTTGTTTTTGAACGACCCATCTCGCTTGCAGAGGCCGACGAAGTCGTTCGGTTCCTGATGAAGACCGGGCTGTATTCGAATATTGAAGTCGTCTCGCGAGTGGTCGACGGCGACCCGGAACTACTTTTGGTTGCGACAGCCTTAAGAAAAATCAAAGGCATTACCGTGGGCGGCAATCGAGCCATGTCCAACTCAGAGGTCCTTCAGGTCTTACAGCTGCAAGAGGGAAAGGTTTTTGAACGAAAAGAATTAATCGAATCCATCAAAAACCTTCAGACAGAATATCGCAGGCGCGGATATAGAGGCATGAACGCCGAAGTCGACTTCGAAACTCCAAACGAAAGCGAAGTGGAACTTAAGGTAAAGGTCGAAGAAGGAATACCGACAATTGTCGAACGGGTGCAAATCGATAGCGCAAATCCAGAGGTCGTGCGCCGAATTGACCGAATCATTAAACCTCTCAAAGGAAAAGCGCTTAGCGAAGACGATCTGCAAAAATTGACCAAAGAAATTGCCGAAGATTTACGTAGCAACCGATTTCTGACCGCCAGAACTCTCGATCCTCAGGCGGTTTTTGACGAGCAACAGTCTCGTGTTCGAATCGCGATCACGATCGAGAGCGCGTGGAAGTATCTGTTTAAATTTGAGGGCAATTTGGCCTTGGATGACTCAGCGCTAATCCGCCAAATGAACCTTGAACAGCTGGTGGGAACAGTCACTACACCCGCTCCTGAGCTTGCGGAAAGACTTCGGCGGGCTTACCAAACCAGCGGTTTTGCACATATTGAAGTTTCGGCGACAGAAAAAACTATCGAAGAAAGCTTCATCAAGGAGATCACGTTCAAGATCGATGAAGGTCCGCGCGTTCGAGTGAAGCGAATTGAAATTACTGGCAATATCTCTCGCCAGGGAAGCTATTACGCGGAGTTTATTGAAAGCAGTAGTCGCGACTTGATTGGCGAAGGATATTACAACCGGAAAGACATTGAAGATGGAATCCGAAGCCTCGAAGAAGAACTTCAGAATCAAGGCTATCTGCGAGCAAAAGTAAAGTCGTGGCGGTCAGAGTTTTCAAATCCTCAGCTTTCGTCTGCCACGAGTGCCAGGGACCAAGTGGACACTGGACAAAACATGGCCGCTACTAAATCCGCAGGAAAACGCGGCAGTCAAGCAACACTGATTCTAAATATCGACGAGGGCCCACTGACGGTTATCCGCCAGATTCGTTTCGAGGGGGTTGAGGCATTTTCCAAGATCCAGCTTCAGGGAATCTTGCCGATCAAAACCAGTGAATCACTTCGCATCAAAGATCTGAATGACGCCATCGAAGCACTTAAGTCCTACTATTACTCTCAAGGCTTTATCGAGATGCGGATATTAAATGAAAAAGAAGGACTCGTTACTTACAACGAGTCCAGCACCCAAGCGACGGTCGAATTCCAAGTCTATGAAGGCCCCAAAGTGACCGTTAGCTCCATCGTTCTCGATGGGAATGTCATGACAAAAGATTATGTCATTTTACGCGAACTCTCGATCAAGCAAGGCGATGTGTTTACACCGGAGCTCCGCGATGACTCGATTTTTCACTTACAAAGATTAAGTCTCTTTTCTCGCGTGAATGTTCGCACGCTCGAAGAGGGAACGTCGATTGCCGAACGCACGGTGATTGTCGAAGTCGAGGAAAGTGCCCCTGGCACCTTTGAGTCCGGCGTGGGAGTCGCCTATGACCGCGATTTACTTTTCCGTGGCTATGCCGGGATCGCTTATAGAAATCTTCAAGGCACAGGCCGCGCGGCCAGTATTCGGGCTGATCCAAGCTATTCGACTGATCCAAAGATCAGCTATCTCGAGTACAAAATCACGCTCAGCTATCTTGAACCATATATTTTACGTGACCGAAATAAAGGTCGCTTGAATTTGGTGCGCGACGTTGGCTTCAAGGAAGTCGATTCTGACGGCAAAGCTATTATTCTAGCGAAGAATGAAATCGGATTAAATCTTGAGCGCGATTTAACTAAGCACTTGAAACTTACCTATACCGCCTACAACCTCTCGAGCCAAAGCGAGTTCGATCGCAGTAATCCGGATGAAATTAAGCGAACGCAAAACATTGCCAAAACCGGCCCTCAGATTGAATACGACACTCGCGATAATGTCTTTTACCCAACCAAAGGTCTCTACGCACAAATCGGTTTTGAATATGCTGACCCGATCTTGGGGAGCTCCGAAGACGCTTCACAATCCATTAAGTTTTCGAAAGTCACCGCCTCCGTTTCAGTACCCTACCGAATATTTGGTAGTCCTAATTTTATTTTCGCATCCAGTGTTCGCTCGGGGTACCTCGCGAATTTATCGACGCTTCCTCAAGGTGGCGTGCCGGATCAAGAAGCATTTTTTCTAGGTGGTCGCTCGACACTTCGCGGTTTCCAGCCGACTGGAAGATCTTTAGATCTCGAGCGAGTTCCTAACTTAACCCAGCTTGGAAAAGCGAATTTGCGGGATTTTTATGTCACCACCGACAGCTACTATTATCTATTGAAAGCGGAAATTCGTTTTCCGGTCTACGGCGATTTTCATGGTGCGCTCTTCTACGATGGCGGCGCCGTTCTTCTTTCGCAAATATTCCTTGAGGATTCTTATCGAGATTCATTCGGCGTGGCACTTCGCTACAAAGTATCTGGCGGTATCGTCGCGGGTCTTGAATACGGAAAAAAACTAAATCGAAAAAACTGGCATCCCTACGGCTATGAAAGTCCAGAAGCCTGGCACTTCTCCATCGGCACCTTTTAAAAACTCATACGATCCGGCAAACCCAGGCGCGAAGAAATCACGCGAACAATCTCGGCAGCGGTTTCTTCTAACGCGCGTTCGGTCACATTGAAAACTGGCCAACGACGATTCTGTCGGAACAAGTCTTGAGCGTACTCAATTTCTTTTTCAATGTAACTTAGCCGTGCGTATTCTCCGCCCGGATCTTGGCCAAACTTTTCCAAACGATTGCGCCGAATGCGGGAAAGCGAACTGGTGTCGATCAAAAGTCCAACAATGCGTCTTTGATCAACATCGAAAACCTCTTTGGGAAGCTTCGAGTTCAACACCAATGGAATATTGGCCACCCTCCAGCCCTTGTGACTTAAAAAAATTGAAAGCGGTGTTTTGGAGGTTCGCGAAATGCCTACTAAAATAATGTCGGCTTCGTTTAAGTCAGTAAGGCACTTTCCGTCGTCATGCTTAACCGTGTATTCAATGGCTTCGATTCGCTTAAAGTAACGATCGTCAACCATTCGTAAAATTCCAACGCTCTTCGCACCAGGTCTTCCACCGAAGTAGTCATCCAACGTCTGCAAAAGAGGACCAATCAAATCGACACTCAATAATCCTTTCGATGCCGATTGCTCTTGAATCACCTGCTTCAACTGGGGGCTGACAACGGTGTGAATGATAATGCCCTGATTTTCGAACGCATCAGCAATAACACTTTCAACTTGAGTTTCTGTTCTGACATTTTTAGATCGCACAATATTGATTTCTACATCCTGATATTGAACGAGCGCTGCGCGAATCATGGTCGCAGCGGTCTCCCCCGTGCCGTCCGAAATAATATAAATGGTCCCTTTTTTCTGACTCACGTCTCAACCTCTCGCCGCCGAACTATTTCCTCTATTAATGGCCGAGCAAACACCTCGGGCCTCGGATCCAGTAAAACCCAGACCACTTCGTTGTTTCCCGAGACCCTGATCGCGCGCATTCCCTCTTCGTTGAAGTCTTCAAAACCGATCGCTTCCAACCAACCGCCAGGGTCAGGAAGCTGGTAAACTTTCATCGAATCACCGTGCTGCACCAGTTCCCGCGCCACTCGACAACGGCGCTCGGGTCGGAACACCTCACCTTTTGAAAAAACAAAGGCGAGGTCGTAATCCTCCCCTTTTCGCTGAAACTGAAATCCATGCGGGTAAATTTCGGCGAAGTCTTTGATCGCCATTTCTTTTCCAGCTTTCGGCAGCTCAGATTTCATCGTCCACTGCGAACGCTCTTGTTCTCTGGTGAAACTTTTTATTTCTTCTCCGTGAACGAATTCAGCATAGCGACGCCACCAATGGACAAGTTTCTTCCGAAATTCAAAAATCAATTGGCCGACTCGACCCATCGAATCCCCCATTCGCCTTGAGAAACTTCCGCCAGTTGCTTGGGCTGGGGAGGTCGCCAATCAGCGGGTGGAAAAACAGTGGCTGTCTGAACTTTTAATCCTGAAAGATGAGCCCCTAAAACCGGTAACCATTCCGAATTTCGAGAGGCATCCGAGCCAGCGCTTAGCGAAAGGACCAGCACGCGCGGCGAAGGAAGACCTTCAGGAGTCGCGAGTAGTAAAGCATCCGAGAAACCGGCGCTTCGCTTTTCAATTCTTTGCAGGCTTCGACGCAGAAGCAGACCTAGATGCCAATCTAGCTTTTCCGTCCAATGATTTTCATCTGGATTGATAAGGACCCACACATCAGATTTCATTTTCCAAATCGCCTCGAAACTTGAGGACGAAAAAAGCTCGATTGTCATAGCTCAATCGTCAGAGCTGACGTGCGATCGGGTCAAGAATCCCGTTCACAAATGACGCTGAGTCCGTGCTGCCGTAGAGTCGTGCAAGCTCAACGGCCTCGTCGATGGCAATGCCGGCACTCAATTTAGGCACCATGAAACTCATCTCAAAGGTCGCCATTCTGAGAAGCGAGAGATCGACAAGACTCATGCGGCTGAGTTTCCAGTGTCGGGCCTGCGCTTCAATCATTCGGTCAATGGCTTCGTGATTTTCACAAACCCCGATGAACAAAATTCCACCATAAGCGGCAATTTCTGGTTCCATTTCAAAATCGCGCACGAAATCAGTCAGAAGCCCACGAGGAGAACCCTCAAGACCTTTGGCGGGGGCAAATTCACGCAAAAATAGCAGCTGCAACGTCATTTCCCGGGCACGGCGCCGAGGCGACATTTCAGCTTGAGCGATATCAGATCCAGCGGTTACTCGGGTCATGCGGCGCACTTTAAGTAGCCACGCGCAAGCCGTCAACCACAGCCTCCAAGAAGAATGCTTGCGAACCGGGGTGCTTTCACTAGAACCTGAAGATGGCTTCAGGGAGGTCAAAATGTTGCAAAAAATGATGCGGACGATTGTTCACCTGGCAGTTGGACTCCTCGTTGGGCTCGGAGCCGTGGAAACTATCCATGGGCAGGTTTTTCAAGACGGCCAAGGCGCCATCGAAGTAAGCCCTGGAAAGGCCAAGTCCAAGTTCAAACCACGAGTCGGTCGGCAAGCGGCCGCAAAATACATGTCTCCCCAAAGGCCGGATCAAAAAGACGAGGGCGGAGGGGGGGAAGACGATCAGGTTGAAGCAACTCGTTCGCGCGAGCCTGCGGGCACGTCTGCCGATCACTATCTCGCTCTCCATGGTGGTTGGTTTGTTTCCGATAATTCCTACAAGTGGGGCGTCCCGGAAAATCAAGACAACATCGGTCGTTGGAATTTGGGTGTCACCTACCGAATGGGCGAGTGGATCAACTCGATGGATCTCCTGATGCGCTTTGATGTGTCCCGCTTCGTACTCGCAGAAGGCGGAGTAACAAAGTTTAGTTTCTTGCCGCTGATTACTTTCCCCGACGCTTCAAGCCGTTTCCCCTTGTATTTTGGTGCCGGTGCAGGCATTGGCTTCTTTGGAACTCAGTTAGCAGGTGAATCTTCGCTGGCACTCGACTATCAGTTACTTGCAGGCGCACGATTTTTTAATGTGTGGGATCTGACCGGACTTTTTATCGAAGGCGGCATCAAAAACCACCTCCACCTTCTTAGCGACGGACAATACAATGGCACGTTCATCACGACAGGGCTCCTCTTTACGTTCTAAATCGAGTTCCAATTCGGGATCTAAGATCGTACCGAGGTCCGGCAGCGGAAGTGCGCCCACTCAACGCAAACCAGGCTCGTTCGATCGGTCTGACGTTTTCCCCACCAAGGGACCTGAAGCAAATCCGTTCCGACAAGAGGTAAGACCCGAGCGCGGCGGCTTTTTTGTTCACCGCCCCGTCGCCCAGATCGCAATCGATGCGCTTGCGACAATTGTCTTAGAGGGACGCTACGCTGACAAAGTCATCGAGAAAGCATTTAAGTCGCGGAAAAATATGGGTGCCCGCGATCGAAAACAGTTTGCGGAAATCGTATACGATTTAATTCGTTGGTGGCGCAGATCTGGCGCCGCCATCGGCTGGGACACAGAAGTAAGCACTCCTTCGCGTGACGATCTTTGGAAATGGCTAGCCGTACTCATCGTCGAAAAATCCGTGAAAGATGGTCAGGACCCAACTCTTCCGAAATGGCCAGAATTCCAGGGCCTAAGGGCCGACAAAATAGCGAATGCTCTAAGTGAAATCGACCCAGTAAAGGATCGAGCGGTTTTTGAATCTGTTCCCGACTGGCTTGATAAGCTTGGTCAAAAAGAACTCGGAGCCAAATGGCCGCAGACCTTACATGCTTTGAATTTGCCAGCACCTGTTTTCTTGCGCGCCAACACTTTGAAATGCACACGCGACGAGCTGATTGCGAGGCTTAAAGAGGAAGAAGGCGTCAGCGCCCTTCCGGCACATGAAACCTCAGGCGGCGTGATTCTTTCAGAACGGAAAAACCTTTTTTCGTCGAAAACCTTTCAAGAGGGATGGTTCGAAGTACAAGACGGAGCCAGTCAGCTAGTGGCCGAAATGCTAGGTGCCGAGCCTGGCGACCGAGTCATCGATGCATGCGCTGGTGCAGGCGGAAAAACACTCGCCATTGGTGCGATGATGAAAAACAAAGGGCGCCTCATCGCTTTAGATATTCACGAAATCAAACTCCAAGAGCTTCGCCGCCGAGTCGCTAGAAGCGGAATTGATACTTCTGAAGCGCGCCTCATTGATTCCGCGAAAGTGATCAAACGCCTCGAAAACTCTGCCGACCGCGTCCTTTTGGATGTTCCGTGCTCAGGCACTGGTGTCTT from Deltaproteobacteria bacterium includes these protein-coding regions:
- a CDS encoding BamA/TamA family outer membrane protein, producing the protein MFGLLQFPTFISAAALSIAMIFAAPVAEAATIMKFTGVSVAQGRALQSKFPFVFERPISLAEADEVVRFLMKTGLYSNIEVVSRVVDGDPELLLVATALRKIKGITVGGNRAMSNSEVLQVLQLQEGKVFERKELIESIKNLQTEYRRRGYRGMNAEVDFETPNESEVELKVKVEEGIPTIVERVQIDSANPEVVRRIDRIIKPLKGKALSEDDLQKLTKEIAEDLRSNRFLTARTLDPQAVFDEQQSRVRIAITIESAWKYLFKFEGNLALDDSALIRQMNLEQLVGTVTTPAPELAERLRRAYQTSGFAHIEVSATEKTIEESFIKEITFKIDEGPRVRVKRIEITGNISRQGSYYAEFIESSSRDLIGEGYYNRKDIEDGIRSLEEELQNQGYLRAKVKSWRSEFSNPQLSSATSARDQVDTGQNMAATKSAGKRGSQATLILNIDEGPLTVIRQIRFEGVEAFSKIQLQGILPIKTSESLRIKDLNDAIEALKSYYYSQGFIEMRILNEKEGLVTYNESSTQATVEFQVYEGPKVTVSSIVLDGNVMTKDYVILRELSIKQGDVFTPELRDDSIFHLQRLSLFSRVNVRTLEEGTSIAERTVIVEVEESAPGTFESGVGVAYDRDLLFRGYAGIAYRNLQGTGRAASIRADPSYSTDPKISYLEYKITLSYLEPYILRDRNKGRLNLVRDVGFKEVDSDGKAIILAKNEIGLNLERDLTKHLKLTYTAYNLSSQSEFDRSNPDEIKRTQNIAKTGPQIEYDTRDNVFYPTKGLYAQIGFEYADPILGSSEDASQSIKFSKVTASVSVPYRIFGSPNFIFASSVRSGYLANLSTLPQGGVPDQEAFFLGGRSTLRGFQPTGRSLDLERVPNLTQLGKANLRDFYVTTDSYYYLLKAEIRFPVYGDFHGALFYDGGAVLLSQIFLEDSYRDSFGVALRYKVSGGIVAGLEYGKKLNRKNWHPYGYESPEAWHFSIGTF
- a CDS encoding kinase/pyrophosphorylase — encoded protein: MSQKKGTIYIISDGTGETAATMIRAALVQYQDVEINIVRSKNVRTETQVESVIADAFENQGIIIHTVVSPQLKQVIQEQSASKGLLSVDLIGPLLQTLDDYFGGRPGAKSVGILRMVDDRYFKRIEAIEYTVKHDDGKCLTDLNEADIILVGISRTSKTPLSIFLSHKGWRVANIPLVLNSKLPKEVFDVDQRRIVGLLIDTSSLSRIRRNRLEKFGQDPGGEYARLSYIEKEIEYAQDLFRQNRRWPVFNVTERALEETAAEIVRVISSRLGLPDRMSF
- the nusB gene encoding transcription antitermination factor NusB — encoded protein: MTRVTAGSDIAQAEMSPRRRAREMTLQLLFLREFAPAKGLEGSPRGLLTDFVRDFEMEPEIAAYGGILFIGVCENHEAIDRMIEAQARHWKLSRMSLVDLSLLRMATFEMSFMVPKLSAGIAIDEAVELARLYGSTDSASFVNGILDPIARQL
- a CDS encoding translocation/assembly module TamB domain-containing protein; translated protein: MTNAQKPRSSFRRRFFSRRFLVFSLLIAGTAFTVGTVLSQTIPKIKSWLLVSIDEFSRENLPVRILPGTVDFRIVPLGITLNDVRILPTAEFEKENGKLFSALTIQEIRADLSMLQIIRGEVVLDEVTIAGTEVKVVVPKPKASSGKPLEGLFKALDKVPIGTFLISDTNAIVEIPHERLSLEIENLKFQMDRTRVRSLPKVELEASATSVVIRQNQPSPAPDLVIRLAPALSLELTPKEINIEKLEVRRGSSVIDLKGELNGDTEGLAFSTGSFDLASDLDVKSTRDWLQKSIADAAPTPPMSGRLRMTAKLEKKGKPQPWGASFKLSTDAYHVQYIDLDKIEASGKWDGQQLFIPSVTSVARAGKVELKEVRIGEGLQKTPDGRTPWLMRIGLLNADIELHEFLTNMGVGPIPVWLSAQGAFPCESQLAPKFAIRCGGEFKGQNLIVQSALKTGRSPAGAIAGIPAFTSKGEFSFDLEKFQYSADIRFPNSVGKSTGEVRYKTGFDIKYEAEKLSIKDLSALGGLKLEGLLKLKGSTTGGSKSASLTMDLEGQDLWLENFWLGQPKGVATYKAGHLTFTGLQGFYTTSRYNGDVKIDLRNSTIDTNLRMPFFDSRDLFKIFSRKFTPPFPVTGTGQASIKSSGPFDISKMTYDLKSSLFKGTVSGENFDQVHFDVKSIKGEVKSERVSINRGEAVIQLTGEGHPDGTINTVVRGRGFRLEETNLISESGFGLAGLVTFDMLLKGPVLAPDADLNGSLTRTSIAETAVPDSNFKLRFTSKTIEGAGQFLGDLLNGEFVWPLAEEAPMSIKLQTREWNFAPIFSAIAGPSGRKDFEGRLTADVDLKSSRGGFWASNGSITVDRLSLRRGPIELSNPRKLVANMKNGLFSIRDFELSGDGTFIKINDQPTADQSGRNLDLQINSKIDMNLLSIFTPFFEELRGLLSMAVSLKMGPGGSDVIGSAYIDRAFIKFPEFSHAFENLQSDLVFNHKKVVINSIKSDFAGGKIQALGGLEFQGKKQVPVNVTGSFDRITLNLPDKVRSSGSGNFTFSGSWFPFLLKGNYNVREGLFAMELDAGGAGGKASEDLRRDQFLPKFLVEESFQPLLLDINVDFSKGVQAKNEMIEGSATGTMQVEGSPSKPRLTGQVRANADTKIKFRENIFDVSSAILSFDDPLEINPRINLNARTRVDGYDVNLLVQGTGKKPEISVSSIPPMPERDILSLLALGTTDQRLTTTDSGSQQGSAAGQQLISGVANQALKGVTKKLGVDVQLSPGFDDTNGDYQKVILKIPVNRKLELSGSQTLGKKPETELVLRYRFTDRVSGVLRGQLQDRGEVSDSTGQQSRNSEKAGLDFEYKFEFK